In a single window of the Mesoplodon densirostris isolate mMesDen1 chromosome 16, mMesDen1 primary haplotype, whole genome shotgun sequence genome:
- the HCK gene encoding tyrosine-protein kinase HCK isoform X1 — protein sequence MGCVKSRFLRDGGKVSKTEPNTSPHSPLYVPDPTSSGKRWPDSSNGNPPGSTEAGSEEITVVALYDYEAIHHEDLSFQKGDQMVVLEESGEWWRARSLATRKEGYIPSNYVARVNSLETEEWFFKGISRKDAERQLLAPGNVLGSFMMRDSETTKGSYSLSVRDYDPQHGDTVKHYKIRTLDNGGFYISPRSTFSSLQELVAHYKKGSDGLCQKLTVPCMSSKPQKPWEKDAWEIPRESLRLEKKLGAGQFGEVWMATYNKHTKVAVKTMKPGSTSVEAFLAEANLMKTLQHDKLVKLYAVVTEEPIYIITEFMAKGSLLDFLKSEEGSKQPLPKLIDFSAQIAEGMAFIEHRNYIHRDLRAANILVSASLACKIADFGLARIIEDNEYTAREGAKFPIKWTAPEAINFGSFTIKSDVWSFGILLMEIVTYGRIPYPGMSNPEVIRALERGYRMPRPEHCPEELYNIMTRCWKNHPEERPTFEYIQSVLDDFYTATESQYQQQP from the exons ATGGGGTGCGTGAAGTCCAGGTTCCTCCGGGATGGAGGCAAGGTCTCAAAAACGGAGCCCAACACCAGCCCACACAGCCCTTTGTATGTGCCGGATCCCACGTCCTCGGGCAAGCGG TGGCCTGACAGTAGCAACGGCAACCCACCAGGGTCCACAGAGG CAGGTTCTGAGGAGATCACTGTGGTTGCCTTGTATGATTACGAGGCCATTCACCATGAAGACCTCAGTTTCCAGAAGGGGGACCAGATGGTGGTCCTGGAAGA ATCTGGGGAGTGGTGGAGAGCACGATCCCTGGCTACCCGGAAAGAGGGCTACATCCCAAGCAACTACGTTGCCCGAGTCAACTCTCTGGAGACAGAGGA GTGGTTCTTCAAGGGCATCAGCCGGAAGGATGCAGAGCGCCAACTCCTGGCCCCTGGCAATGTGCTGGGCTCCTTCATGATGCGGGACAGCGAGACCACCAAAG GGAGCTACTCTTTGTCCGTGCGAGACTACGACCCCCAGCACGGGGACACAGTGAAACATTATAAGATCCGGACCCTGGACAACGGGGGCTTCTACATCTCCCCCCGGAGCACCTTCAGCAGCCTGCAGGAGCTGGTGGCCCACTACAAGA AGGGGAGCGACGGACTCTGCCAGAAGCTGACAGTGCCCTGCATGTCCTCCAAACCCCAGAAGCCTTGGGAGAAAGATGCCTGGGAGATCCCCCGGGAGTCCCTCAGGCTGGAGAAGAAACTTGGAGCTGGGCAGTTTGGGGAAGTCTGGATGG CCACCTACAACAAGCACACCAAGGTGGCCGTGAAGACGATGAAGCCCGGGAGCACGTCTGTGGAGGCATTCCTGGCAGAAGCCAACCTGATGAAAACTCTGCAACACGACAAGCTGGTGAAGCTGTATGCCGTGGTCACGGAGGAGCCCATCTACATCATCACAGAGTTCATGGCCAAAG GCAGCCTGCTGGACTTCCTGAAAAGTGAAGAAGGCAGCAAGCAGCCATTGCCAAAACTCATCGACTTCTCAGCCCAG ATTGCAGAAGGCATGGCCTTCATCGAGCACAGGAACTACATCCACCGAGACCTCCGAGCCGCCAACATCTTGGTGTCTGCGTCCCTGGCGTGCAAGATTGCTGACTTCGGCCTGGCGCGGATCATAGAGGACAACGAGTACACAGCTCGGGAAG GGGCCAAGTTCCCCATCAAGTGGACAGCTCCTGAAGCCATCAACTTTGGCTCCTTCACCATCAAGTCAGACGTCTGGTCCTTTGGTATCCTGCTGATGGAGATCGTCACCTACGGCCGGATCCCTTACCCAG GGATGTCAAACCCCGAGGTGATCCGGGCACTGGAGCGGGGGTACCGGATGCCTCGACCAGAGCACTGCCCCGAGGAGCTCTACAACATCATGACTCGTTGCTGGAAGAACCACCCCGAGGAACGGCCCACCTTCGAATACATCCAGAGTGTCCTGGATGACTTCTACACGGCCACCGAGAGCCAGTACCAACAGCAGCCATGA
- the HCK gene encoding tyrosine-protein kinase HCK isoform X2 encodes MGCVKSRFLRDGGKVSKTEPNTSPHSPLYVPDPTSSGKRWPDSSNGNPPGSTEGSEEITVVALYDYEAIHHEDLSFQKGDQMVVLEESGEWWRARSLATRKEGYIPSNYVARVNSLETEEWFFKGISRKDAERQLLAPGNVLGSFMMRDSETTKGSYSLSVRDYDPQHGDTVKHYKIRTLDNGGFYISPRSTFSSLQELVAHYKKGSDGLCQKLTVPCMSSKPQKPWEKDAWEIPRESLRLEKKLGAGQFGEVWMATYNKHTKVAVKTMKPGSTSVEAFLAEANLMKTLQHDKLVKLYAVVTEEPIYIITEFMAKGSLLDFLKSEEGSKQPLPKLIDFSAQIAEGMAFIEHRNYIHRDLRAANILVSASLACKIADFGLARIIEDNEYTAREGAKFPIKWTAPEAINFGSFTIKSDVWSFGILLMEIVTYGRIPYPGMSNPEVIRALERGYRMPRPEHCPEELYNIMTRCWKNHPEERPTFEYIQSVLDDFYTATESQYQQQP; translated from the exons ATGGGGTGCGTGAAGTCCAGGTTCCTCCGGGATGGAGGCAAGGTCTCAAAAACGGAGCCCAACACCAGCCCACACAGCCCTTTGTATGTGCCGGATCCCACGTCCTCGGGCAAGCGG TGGCCTGACAGTAGCAACGGCAACCCACCAGGGTCCACAGAGG GTTCTGAGGAGATCACTGTGGTTGCCTTGTATGATTACGAGGCCATTCACCATGAAGACCTCAGTTTCCAGAAGGGGGACCAGATGGTGGTCCTGGAAGA ATCTGGGGAGTGGTGGAGAGCACGATCCCTGGCTACCCGGAAAGAGGGCTACATCCCAAGCAACTACGTTGCCCGAGTCAACTCTCTGGAGACAGAGGA GTGGTTCTTCAAGGGCATCAGCCGGAAGGATGCAGAGCGCCAACTCCTGGCCCCTGGCAATGTGCTGGGCTCCTTCATGATGCGGGACAGCGAGACCACCAAAG GGAGCTACTCTTTGTCCGTGCGAGACTACGACCCCCAGCACGGGGACACAGTGAAACATTATAAGATCCGGACCCTGGACAACGGGGGCTTCTACATCTCCCCCCGGAGCACCTTCAGCAGCCTGCAGGAGCTGGTGGCCCACTACAAGA AGGGGAGCGACGGACTCTGCCAGAAGCTGACAGTGCCCTGCATGTCCTCCAAACCCCAGAAGCCTTGGGAGAAAGATGCCTGGGAGATCCCCCGGGAGTCCCTCAGGCTGGAGAAGAAACTTGGAGCTGGGCAGTTTGGGGAAGTCTGGATGG CCACCTACAACAAGCACACCAAGGTGGCCGTGAAGACGATGAAGCCCGGGAGCACGTCTGTGGAGGCATTCCTGGCAGAAGCCAACCTGATGAAAACTCTGCAACACGACAAGCTGGTGAAGCTGTATGCCGTGGTCACGGAGGAGCCCATCTACATCATCACAGAGTTCATGGCCAAAG GCAGCCTGCTGGACTTCCTGAAAAGTGAAGAAGGCAGCAAGCAGCCATTGCCAAAACTCATCGACTTCTCAGCCCAG ATTGCAGAAGGCATGGCCTTCATCGAGCACAGGAACTACATCCACCGAGACCTCCGAGCCGCCAACATCTTGGTGTCTGCGTCCCTGGCGTGCAAGATTGCTGACTTCGGCCTGGCGCGGATCATAGAGGACAACGAGTACACAGCTCGGGAAG GGGCCAAGTTCCCCATCAAGTGGACAGCTCCTGAAGCCATCAACTTTGGCTCCTTCACCATCAAGTCAGACGTCTGGTCCTTTGGTATCCTGCTGATGGAGATCGTCACCTACGGCCGGATCCCTTACCCAG GGATGTCAAACCCCGAGGTGATCCGGGCACTGGAGCGGGGGTACCGGATGCCTCGACCAGAGCACTGCCCCGAGGAGCTCTACAACATCATGACTCGTTGCTGGAAGAACCACCCCGAGGAACGGCCCACCTTCGAATACATCCAGAGTGTCCTGGATGACTTCTACACGGCCACCGAGAGCCAGTACCAACAGCAGCCATGA